Genomic window (Mycolicibacterium smegmatis):
TGCCGCACGCATCGCCTCCGACACCCGACTCAAGCTGATCGAACTCGGTGAATCGTTCATCGCCGAAACGGTGTTCTCACATCCCTCGAAACTTCAGCTCATCGACACCGCGCAGGCGGCTGGATACACCGTGGTAATGCACGTGGTGATGATCCCCGAGGATCTCGCCGTCCTACGCGTGCAGCACCGGGTACGAGCCGGTGGTCACCATGTGCCCGAGGAGAAGATCCGCGAACGGCACCAACGACTCTGGCCCCTCGTCGCGCTGGCGGCCGCCCGCGCCGACATCTCGACGTTCTATGACAACAGCGCCGTCAGGGGTCCGCGCATCGTTGCCCAACTCGCCGGCGGATTTGCTGTGGGCCGGCCCGCCTGGCCAATGTGGGCACCCCAGGTGCTCACCTCGCGGTGGCCCGAATAGATTGTCGCGGTTCAGACTTCGACGGCCGCGGCAGGTCGCAGGCGGGCGATGATCCCGTCGAGATCCCGGATGAACATCTCGGGCCGGAAGATGTGCCCCCCGGGTACCTCATGGGCCTCGTGCGGAATGCCCGCGGCCCTGAGGCGCTCACGGAATTCACGCTGACCGGCGAGCACCTGGGTCTCGTTGACGCTGTCAAACCAGTTGAGCGGATCCGGACTGGTCCCGGCCACGAGGAACACGCGCTTGTTCCGGTAGCTCTCGATTCGTTCCACCGGATTGTCCGCGCTCACCCGCGCCTGGTCCCACAGCGGAGCGCCGTAGACGGTACCGCCACCGAGATCCAGCACCGCCGAGGTCAGATTCGCCCAGTGGACCACCAAACCGAAATCGCGCCGCAGGCTCGCCGGCCCGGAATGGCTGCTCACCGAAGCGAAATGGCCGTAGTACTTGGCGGCGTACTTCAGCGCGCCGAACCCGCCCATCGAGAACCCGGCGACCGCGCGTCCGTCGTACTCGGCATACGTACGGAAGTTCGCCTCGACCCATGGCAGCAACTGCGCGATGTGGAAGGTCTCCCAGTTTCGCGGCCCGACAAAGGATGCCACCGGAT
Coding sequences:
- a CDS encoding zeta toxin family protein, with amino-acid sequence MKRLDLVVGPNGAGKSTFVELTLAPLLTGSAFVNADEIAKRRWPHAPAEHSYDAARIASDTRLKLIELGESFIAETVFSHPSKLQLIDTAQAAGYTVVMHVVMIPEDLAVLRVQHRVRAGGHHVPEEKIRERHQRLWPLVALAAARADISTFYDNSAVRGPRIVAQLAGGFAVGRPAWPMWAPQVLTSRWPE